DNA from Streptomyces luteogriseus:
GTACCTGCTGACGGACGGCACCTGGGCCTGGGGCGCGGCCCGGTACATCGACAACATCGGCCCCGCGCCACGCTGGTGCTGACACCCGGTCACCCAAAGGCACACAAGAGACACTGTTTGGGTAGGTTCCGGACATGAGCAAGGCCGGAATCACCGTGGCGACGGCGGACCCGCCCGCGCCCGCCGTCCGCCGCCTCCCCCGGCGCCGGGGCATCGAACTCGCCCTCATCGTGCTGGCCGTCCTGCTGTCGGTGTACGGCTACTGCGCGGTCGGACTCGCCCGGCACGGAGCGCTTCCGCCCGGCGCCGCGGGCTACGGCGCCGGCCTCGGCGTCCTGGCGCTGCTGGCCCATCTGGCGGTACGCCTGCGGGCCCCGTACGCCGACCCCCTGCTCCTCCCGATCGGGGTGCTGCTCAACGGGCTCGGCCTGGTGCTGATCTACCGGCTCGACCTGGAGACCCCGGGCGACCGGGCGGCACCGGCCCAGCTGGTGTGGTCGACGCTGGGCGTGGCGCTGTTCATCCTGGTCGTCCTGCTGCTGCGCGACCACCGGGTGCTCCAGCGCTACACGTACGTCTGCGTGGTCGCGGCGCTGATCCTGCTCACGTTGCCGATCCTGTTCCCGGCGGTGAACGGGGCCCGCATCTGGATCCGGATCGCCGGGTTCTCCATCCAGCCGGGCGAGTTCGCGAAGGTGCTGCTGGCGGTGTTCTTCGCCGCGTACCTGGCGGCGAACCGCAGCGCCCTCGCCTACACCGGCCGCCGCGTCTGGAAGCTCCAGCTTCCCACCGGCCGCGTGCTCGGCCCGATCCTCGCCGTCTGGCTGGTGAGCGTCGGCGTGCTGGTCCTGGAGCGCGACCTCGGCACGTCGCTGCTGTTCTTCGGCCTGTTCGTGGTCCTCCTCTACGTCGCCACCGGCCGCACCGGCTGGATCGCGGTCGGTCTGCTGCTGGCCGCGCTGGGGGCGGTCGCCGTCGGGCGGCTGGAGCCGCACGTGCACAGCCGGATCGAGACCTGGCTGCACCCGTTCGCCTCCATCGAGGCGGGTGAGGGCGCGAACCAGCTCGCCCAGTCGCTGTTCGCCTTCGCGGAGGGCGGCATGCTCGGCACGGGCCTCGGGCTCGGCCACTCCTTCCTCATCGGCTTCGCCGTGAAGTCGGACTTCATCCTGGCCACCGCGGGCGAGGAACTCGGCCTGGCCGGCATCGCCGCCGTCTTCCTCCTCTACGGCCTGCTGGTGGAGCGCGGTTTTCGCGCGGGCCTCGCACAGCGCGAGCCCTTCGGCCGACTGCTCGCGGTCGGCCTGGCCTCGCTGGTGGCGCTCCAGGTGTTCGTGATCGCGGGCGGGGTGACCGGGCTGATCCCGCTGACCGGCATGGCGATGCCGTTCCTCGCGCAGGGCGGCTCGTCGGTGGTCACCAACTGGGCGATCGTGGCGCTGCTGGTGCGGGTCAGCGACTCGGCCCGGCGGAGTTACGACGGGCAGGACGCCCGGTGACCCGGCACATCCGGCACGCCGGGTACTTCTGCGCCCTGCTGCTGGTGGCCCTGCTGGTGAACGCCGCCCGCGTCCAGGTCGTCCAGGCCCCGTCGTACGACCGCAACCCCGGCAACCGGCGCCCCGACATCACCCGCTACGAGCAGCCCCGCGGGGACATCCTGGTCGGCGGGCGGCCCGTCACGGGCTCCCGGGACACCCGCGAGCACCTCCGCTACGAACGGACGTACACCGACGGCCCGATGTACGCCCCGGTCACCGGATTCGCCTCCCAGCTGTACGGGACGACGCTCCTGGAGAGCGCTGAGGACGGCGTGCTGTCCGGCGCGGATCCGATGCTCGCGCCGTTCCCGCTGTGGAACGACTTCACGCGGGCACGCAACGCCGGCGGAGACGTCGTCACGACGCTCCACCCCGCCGCCCAGGAGGCCGCGTACGAGGGGCTCGCGGGCCACAAGGGCGCGGTGGCGGCGCTGGAGCCGTCGACCGGCCGGATCCTGGCCCTGGTGTCCGCCCCCTCCTACGACCCCCAGCCGCTGTCCGGCAACGGCTCGGCGGCGGCCCGGGCCTGGTCGCGGCTCACCGCGGACAAGGACCGCCCGATGCTCAACCGGGCGGTGCGGCAGACCTATCCACCGGGCTCGACCTTCAAGGTCGTCACCGCGGCCGCCGCGCTGGACGCCGGTGT
Protein-coding regions in this window:
- a CDS encoding FtsW/RodA/SpoVE family cell cycle protein; translation: MSKAGITVATADPPAPAVRRLPRRRGIELALIVLAVLLSVYGYCAVGLARHGALPPGAAGYGAGLGVLALLAHLAVRLRAPYADPLLLPIGVLLNGLGLVLIYRLDLETPGDRAAPAQLVWSTLGVALFILVVLLLRDHRVLQRYTYVCVVAALILLTLPILFPAVNGARIWIRIAGFSIQPGEFAKVLLAVFFAAYLAANRSALAYTGRRVWKLQLPTGRVLGPILAVWLVSVGVLVLERDLGTSLLFFGLFVVLLYVATGRTGWIAVGLLLAALGAVAVGRLEPHVHSRIETWLHPFASIEAGEGANQLAQSLFAFAEGGMLGTGLGLGHSFLIGFAVKSDFILATAGEELGLAGIAAVFLLYGLLVERGFRAGLAQREPFGRLLAVGLASLVALQVFVIAGGVTGLIPLTGMAMPFLAQGGSSVVTNWAIVALLVRVSDSARRSYDGQDAR